The sequence below is a genomic window from Lolium perenne isolate Kyuss_39 chromosome 4, Kyuss_2.0, whole genome shotgun sequence.
CCGGAGCGGCACATGCCGCCTCCCTTCGGTTATGGCTTCTGTTGCAATGACCGCCGGCGAACAAGCTCGTGGCAAATGTGATCGATGCGACATGATTGGAGTGACTTTGGTGCTGTTGCAATGAAGTCGAAGTCCCCCATCGTAAGCACGATGGATGATGTTCGGTGACGTTGCTTGCCCCGATGGTGTGCTTTTTTGATTGTTTCACTCCTATCCTTCCTGGCGCCCTTTATGTCTAGTGCTCTTGTTGATGTAAAGATTTTCACTCGGTTTTCCTTCAATCCTCTGTACCTTTTTCTTCTAATGCAATGAACACAACAGCTCCTGCTGttattaatttttttttttttttgcatctcCAGCGTCTGCCGGTGCTCGGCATCCGAACGCACCAGGCGACTTCCGCTAGTCAAGCCTTCCCTCTGGCGCGGTGCGGTTGTGAGGTTGCATGGTTGAGACCATCTTGCTAGGGTTACCCATCCTAGTATCAGCTTGCTTTTCTGATCAATCACTACCGCTTTAGATAACAGCATGCTAGTCTGGTTGCTTTACTAAATGAATGTAATGTTTCTTCATTTTTATTATTATTTGTCTAAGGACGATTTTGTTGTATCCTGCAATAATTTATTTACTAATCCAACGAATTATTGTATCCAGTCCCTACAAAAAGATGTAATGTATCTGATCTCTGACCGTCCCATGAAATTAAATTTTGCGATATATACAGTGATTTTTTTCTCCCTTGTGCGATTAAAAAATGGAAAACGCTTCGGATCCTCCGACCGATCGCTGGCCAGCGATCGGTCGTGCTGGCTCGCTCCACGGCCCTATATGGGCCTTCTTTTTTCGGCCCAAAACTGAAGAGTGTTGTCTTTTTAAAATAAATCTACAGTATTGTGTTCATATTGGTAACAATTAGATAAAAATTTGTTGTAAAATCACACGATCTATTTTGTAAGATTTTTCTAAGTGATATGTTACAAAAAAAAGTGTGTTTCTTAATATGTTGTAAACGCATGACTCTTTTGTTGTAATTATTTGTGATTTTTGGTGTAATTGTTTTAGTCATGGACACCCTTTTTCCATAGAGATGTTGTATATGTTCGTTAGTTTTGTAATAATTGCGTATAAAATTTATAGAGAAAGCATGTCAGAGATGTTGTAATGTTTACTTGGACGTTTGCCATAAATTATTTTGTTGTAATCGCTTATAATTTTTGGTAAAATAGctggtgatttttgttgtaattggATGTATATAAAATGTATTATTTATAACCAATTTTTCACAATCACGAACACATGTTTTTTTGTTGTTAtagcttttgattttttattgtaATTTATGTCAATTTTTGTTGTAAACCAACCTATAGCAAAACAATTGTTATTTAACTACTTTTTTATAAGACTATTTGTTTacatttttgtatttttttttgttgtaatagtacATATATTTTGTAAGCGAGTGAAAGATTTTGTTGCAATACTACATATGAGACTCGGATTAGTCGTAGAGTGGCAGTTTTGTTGTAAATATTAAGAAGGTCAGGCCCAAAAAAACATACCCTTTCGGGTTAACTGGGGCATGTAAGGACTGCGGGTTGAGTTTACAAAAAATAGGGGGCAAAACGAAAAAATTGTATCACGGTTAATTCTGTACGTCGGATTGTGATCGGATGACGCGGAAGACAACCGATTTTTTGCACCAAATCCGTCGTCCGACGCCCAGCGTTACCCTTAAAAAATCCtcccccccaccccaccccaatGTCAAATCCTGGCTCCGCCCTTGACTGTGAAGGACATGTCCCCTTTCTTCCTCTTCAAGTTTTTCTCCTTCCCCGATTCCCTTTCACCGGGACCCTAGCTGCGGTAATCACACCGCCTACGACAGTTGCGGCAGCATGGTTCCGAGAGCCCATAGATGAACCACACGTCGTGGTACCTAGCTTGGACATGATTTATCTGTGACTATCAAATAGAGACAATGATGCGCTACCGGCACGAGCGGGGATGCTCCTAGTAGTGTACTACCCGTCTCAGCCTATGACGTTCGAGTAGGTTGGTGCATGAAACTCGTTAAAGAAATATTTCTATAAAGGTTCACCAAAATTGAGAAAATGAAGTTGTACTGCCACACCACATGTGAAAAATCGGTAACTTTGGGGACATACACACAACGCCATGCTGGCTGCATCCCATAAttctatatatatgtatatacgaGTATGTGTGACAGGCAAGAAACACAGACGATGATATCTATCCACCGGTCCATATGTGAAGCTCGTGGCTTCTGGTAGTATGCATGTCACTGCTAAGTTGCTTCACCATTTGCGAAACGGTTTCTTCTTCCTCAGCTGAAGAGAAAACAAACATTCCATCAGATCATAGAATGAAAAGATAAAACAGTGACAATAAAAACTGGCAATTCGAAGAGAGGGGGTTACGTCGCTGCTGCGGCCGCACTTCTTCTTGCGGCAGTTGGTAGACCTGAGAGGAAGACGCGCATAGCACCTGGTTGTATCGGGAACGAATCAATGCCGGAGAACGAATAACTGAACCGAGccgcaaaggaaaaaaaaaactcaaAATATGTGTAGGCGTATAATACTGCACACGTACTTGCGGCAGACCATCTTCTTCTCGTTGTGGCTGATCGCGAGCTCTCGGAGGCTGGGCTCGATGAACCAGCATTGGCCGCCCCGATGGCCGCCGCGGAGGCCAAGCGCGAGGTGCAGCGTCGACTCCTTGCAGATGCCGTAGTCGGCCAGGGTCCGGCCGTCCTCCTCCTCTAGCTGCCTCCCGGCGAAGACGAGAGACGGTAGCTGATacccatcgtcgtcgtcgtcctcgtcagTGGTGACGATGATTCCTTCCTTCTCCTGGATCTGGGCCTTGACGCTGTCGACGGTGTCGCTGCTCTCGACCTCGAGAGTGAGAGTCTCCCCGGTGACGGTCTTCACGAAGATCTGCATCGTCGTGGGTCTTGACGGTGGCTGTGGACCTGTGGTGGGATGAGTGTAGGGCCGCGCCGTGGAGGCATATATAGCGATCCATCGGTGGAAAAAGAACGCGCCCGCTACGAAACTGAATATACCACGGTAGCGGGAAGTCGGGAATACGTGATCGCCACGGATAGTCAGAGGAGACAGGGGCAGCAGGCCGGAACAAACAATGGAAGGATGGCTGAACCTGAACCGGATGGCGCAGCAGTTGAATCTATGATCGATCCGTGTAGCAGACTAGCAGTATTCAGGAGCTTCCCGTCGCACCTCGTGCTCATCCTTTTGGCCGGGATTCGCCGCCATGGGGCAACGGGTGTGCGGACGCTGGTGCTGTGGCTGGGCAGCATGTCGAGGGAGCTGGGTCGCGTTCTGGGCGCCGTTCCTCCTGCAGCATCTCGGCGTCCAGGACACCATCAGCGCCTACTCCCTCGAGAGCAGCATCTCAGCTTTGTTGTGCAGGTTTTTGCTCCCGGCGTCACGGGAAAGAGTCAAGGTGCCGACGGCACTTGTTTCGAATAGGACAGGCCAGAAAAAGGCCGTTGGTACATGCATGGGCTAACCGTCGACACAAGATTTTCTTTCcgccagcccccccccccctgatcgatatcgccttttcagttttggAAAATATAAAATTAACAGAAATGAATTTCAaccttttctggttgcatacgatatCGGAATTTATTTTATATTATATCAAAATAATTGTAGAAAAaaattacatccgaattcaccggggcttacccggttagccaatttttagattctaaaaattccaaaataaaaatatgaaaacaagAGGATTTTagtttttgacaaaaaattcaggattttaatttttattttttttaaaaaaattaaaattaataattgaagTGTGCATAAAGATTATTATTACTTAATCATTGATGTTAATTTAAATaatttttaaaattcaaaattatAAATAGTTGTCATATCACGGTGTAAGGGTTAATATGATCGGTATGGTAATATTATCAACAATGTGTTAATTCTATCTTGGAAGCTCGACCTGAAGAAATGGAGAAGTTAAGCGTGGGtgactgatacgttgcaaacgtattgatgctccatgcttgttttacatcgATTTCCATATGTTTTGTCTACACTTCgaggcacttttatgcattttctggaactaacctgttaacaagatgccacagtgccaagttcctgttttttgttgtttttatATTTCAGAAAAATTATACATGAaaaattctcggaattgaactaaacaaaagccgaagatcttattttttcgTAACAAAGACGAAGTCCGGATGAGAGACGAAGCGGCACCACAGGGCAGCCACAACACCCCAtggcgcgaccaagggtgggCTCGCGCCATGACATGGTGTGGGACACCCAGGCGGTCACCGATCTCGCCCTTTTGCCTATATAATGCCTtcgacgcaaaaaccctaaaacaactagcctccgtccacgaaaagttccatcgccgtcgccatcgtccagacaagttttgggggtcagaagttcctgttctggcaccctgccgggacggggattgacccctggagccatctccatcgactccaccgcatcCACTTCGATTCTatgatggttcgtgagtagttTCCACCCTGGACTACGGGTTGTCAGCTGtacctagttggtactctctcccatgtactttaatacaatgatctcatgagctaccttacatgattgatccatctaatgtaatcggtgttgtgtttgttgggatccgataaattgtggaattgtgatcagattattcatcatattatcatactaaTGTTATCTTGATCAAGTAGTTACCTTGATCTCgcatgctctccggtacttgtagttaccttgatcaagtagttgtttgtatctccaagagggagtatttatgctcgatagtgggttcatgcctctagttttctggaagagtgacaataacttctaagattgtagatgtgctgttgctactaaggAGAAATCAACAATATTttatctaaggataattctattgtttactttacacatattacttaatgtgataatctgttggttgcaacttaatactggaaggggttcggatgataatctgaaagtggattattagtcatagatgcagttggattacggtctatgtgtattatgttgtaatgcccaattaaatactactgtaacatttatcttatcatagcatgcattgtcatgccctcataattatcaattgcccaactgtaatttgttcacccaacacatgttatttggagagttaccactagtgtagatagctggtaaCTCCGGTCtttctgtcatcatcattgctctacagtcaactatgtacgcactggaatattttctggtgtcatctcctgttgttgtgttactattgtcattgctctcatattactgattctttcacatcacccctgttactagtgtttttccagaagcagctgaattgacaaatccgatgttaaggcttataagtatactTTACCTccacttgtgtcgaatcaataaatttgggttttacttccctcgaaaacTGTTATGATCCCCTATAATTGTGGATCATCAGTGACCAATTGGGAAGTTGGACCATTAGTCCTATTTGACTAaacattaagtgtagttagagttaaaaaTTATCCATGTGAAAGATtaagaaaatttgaaaaaaaatgatttttttttgaaaaaattggAGCCAGATTTCCCAAACGGCCGTTAGTTCTATGCCGACGGCTAAGCCATCGGCACAAGTTTCTATGCTGACGGCAAATGGGTCGatggtggccgtcggcacagcctatgCCGACAACCAAATTAGCCCGTGTCGACGGTTTCTGGTCGTCGGCACCTTGACTGGTTCCTGTAGTGCCTCCCTCGACATTTTTGCCACGCATCATCATTTCTTGTACTGTTGCCGTGCTTTCGTCAGTTCTCTCCGCTGTCATGGATTCTTTTTTTTTTCGAGGTTGCTGTCATGGATTCTCATGGTGCTTTTTTTTAGTCTTGCACCCCTCCCGGTTCCATTACTAAGAATGAAAACTATAGTAACATATTCAGAAAGCACTTGATTTCAAAAATAAACTCAAAAAGGAATCTAGAGGATTTGCAACAAGCTTAGAAAGCTAGAAGCATTGCCACCCACGTGAGCTGGGGTAATCTGTTTGGTCATTAGGCAATTTTCAAGTAAATTTAATTTCCAAAGACTAGTAGACTTAACCGGAAAGGTGTTTTAGTTGCGATCAGGACTTGTGGCAGAGGTTTCTGTGTATGGAGTGTTGAGGATTTGCATTATCAGTCTTGGCAAGCGGGGATGGCACGCGGCACACATGGACAATATTTTTGGTGGTGCCTCTCGAGTACTGAGCCGCGATTTTCAGGGTGAAAGTCTAAGGTCTGTCCTTCACTAGTTGTACCTCGTAATGGCCTTGCTGAAGGCATTGTTTTAAGAACTCGGTCTTATTCTAGGATGGAAGCTCAAGACCCTTGATTGGGCGATGACAACACTTGTGCATTGTTTCTTTCTTGGAGGCGTCTTTTTGGAGAACCTCTTTTGCGGTTTGTGTGTTTTATATTTGGTGGTTTTTAGAGAATTGTTGTTGCAAGTGTTTCATCACTGCAATAGAGTCTTTGTTTTTATTTCTCTCTTTTTATTTTGTTCTTGGATGTGTGCATCCTTGATGTCTTTCGATATCTTGTTGGCGCAGGAGGTAATTGGTATCTTAGCGATATTATTAATTTATTATACGCTATTTATTGAAAATATATACATTAGACTAAGCTCATCTAGTATATATGAAACTATGAAATAATTATAGTGCAAGGTAAAAACATGAGAATCATGTGCATCGTGACAGAGTAGGTCGCCACCGCAACATCACCATGGATGTTGTTATTGTCCCCATGGTGTTGTTGAAGTCGCCGGATCTTTCGAGGAAGTAAGCCAACGAGGAACTAGGCGGACAGAGGTGAGCAGTCATGTGAGATTCTCTCCAAAAACCAGATTTCCTGTATCTCAATGCAGGATCTCAATGGATGGGGTTTCAAACTCATGCACGTCGGGCAGGCCATGCACATGGTCGCCAGGACGGGAACGACTAGAGAGCAGTGGAACAAAAAAACTCACCGACAGACACATGGGTGAGATCTGGTTACGTTGGATCCGTTCTGTCTCTTCTAGGTATAGCCTTGaatgaagatgcatgcggatgacCAAGCGGTCCCATGTTGGAAGACATGGACACACTTCGAGCATGCACACACGTCGATATGTACGGggaaaaaattcaagaaaaaataTAGTCTTCCACAAAACTGGTTTTTAATTCAAGTCACGAGACACAGACACATGTTGCGATGCTTGGCGCGGCGTGACAAGACGGGGCAGCGAAGTACTGCATGTGAAATCCTTTTCTCACTCACTTAGTGGAGTGGGAAGAGTTCACCTTATAAACTACTCCAACTCTCTCAACTATTAATATAGCATTGAACTTATGCCCTAATGTGTTCCCAAGCTACCATtgatgatgggccttgagattttaaAAATCATAGGCTATATAGGCTGTTCACATAGGTCACAATCCATATAAATATAACAATCACCCACCATATCTCATAGGCACGTTAGATAGT
It includes:
- the LOC127295833 gene encoding ubiquitin-ribosomal protein eL40 fusion protein-like; this translates as MQIFVKTVTGETLTLEVESSDTVDSVKAQIQEKEGIIVTTDEDDDDDGYQLPSLVFAGRQLEEEDGRTLADYGICKESTLHLALGLRGGHRGGQCWFIEPSLRELAISHNEKKMVCRKCYARLPLRSTNCRKKKCGRSSDLRKKKPFRKW